A single genomic interval of Penicillium psychrofluorescens genome assembly, chromosome: 2 harbors:
- a CDS encoding uncharacterized protein (ID:PFLUO_003414-T1.cds;~source:funannotate), translating into MFDTSKTPIMPLPTPTSTTTATTTSVGPIPTVIPGIIPVLQEMGDAGKRTLWVVTVLMGISSLVFYILGGRAPLPKRVFHTIASLITTISFITYLALATGQGIAWKHANITESHKHVPDTSQEYLRQVLWLRYVNWALTTPLLLVNLSLLSGLPGANLVAAIAANLVMLATGLLGSFAGQTRQRWAWLTLSCISYLVVIHHAGFHAANAVRNKDAPTRRFFGSFAAVGLVVYALFPISLASGVLALKLSVDAETILFAIMDIMMQGILGYWLLLAHDSASGITTYTDGFWAHGVANEGAIRIAEDEEGA; encoded by the exons ATGTTCGACACGTCTAAAACTCCGATTATGCCGCTGCCGACTCCCAcctcgacgacgacggccaccaccacgtCGGTGGGGCCTATCCCGACTGTCATCCCCGGCATCATCCCGGTCCTCCAGGAAATGGGTGATGCGGGCAAACGAACGCTATG GGTCGTCACAGTGCTCATGGGTATATCGTCCTTGGTATTCTacatcctcggcggccgAGCTCCCTTG CCCAAGCGAGTCTTCCACACAATCGCCTCCCTaatcaccaccatctccttcataACCTACCTCGCCCTAGCCACCGGCCAAGGCATCGCCTGGAAACACGCCAATATCACCGAGAGCCACAAGCACGTCCCGGACACATCCCAGGAATATCTCCGCCAAGTGCTCTGGCTCCGCTACGTAAACTGGGCCCTGACCACGCCCCTCCTTCTGGTGAATCTCTCCCTGCTCTCCGGCCTGCCGGGCGCGAATCTTGTCGCGGCCATCGCGGCCAACCTGGTCATGTTGGCCACGGGCCTGCTCGGCTCCTTTGCCGGACAGACCCGCCAGCGATGGGCGTGGCTTACGCTGAGCTGTATTTCGTATCTGGTTGTGATCCACCACGCGGGATTCCATGCTGCGAACGCGGTGAGGAACAAGGAtgcgccgacgaggaggtTTTTCGGCTCGTTCGCTGCGGTGGGGCTGGTTGTTTATGCTTTGTTCCCGAT CTCCCTTGCCTCGGGGGTTCTTGCGCTCAAACTCAGCGTCGACGCGGAGACTATCCTCTTTGCGATTATGGATATCATGATGCAGGGGATTTTGGGATACTGGCTTTTGCTGGCGCATGATAGTGCGTCCGGAAT AACCACTTATACCGATGGCTTTTGGGCGCATGGAGTGGCCAATGAGGGTGCTATTCGCATCGCGGAGGACGAAGAGGGTGCGTAG
- a CDS encoding uncharacterized protein (ID:PFLUO_003413-T1.cds;~source:funannotate) encodes MPARSWSSTLKLPKSTFPPRVSPADQAKYLKRCTDDLYAWQRRERPALQPFVLHDGPPYANGELHIGHALNKVLKDIICRVQLGQGKRVRYVPGWDCHGLPIELKALQGLREVGIRDGSVSAAVIRKAARQLAAETVTEQMKGFRGFAVMADWDKHWKTMDKQFEMRQLGIFREMVDRGLIYRKFKPVYWSPSTGTALAEAELEYKDDHVSTAALVKFPLATIPTHLINDPLIQVNDLSAVIWTTTPWTLPANAAIAVSESLEYTIVQSDTHGHLLVAQSRFEYLQTMLKEDLSIIVPSILGSELAEKTTYRPLFKSAEADPQPIIAADFVTADSGSGLVHCAPGHGMEDYEACLARGIPVFAPVNDEGRFTEKAMPHDPTRLTGKAVLGEGNDAVVEYAESRGQLLAKHRYEHKYPYDWRSKLPIIIRATEQWFADVADIRGSALRALEDVHFVPEAGKHRLENFVKNRSEWCISRQRAWGVPIPAIYHRTTGEAVLTKDSVSHIMATIEERGIDAWWTDSADDSAWIPPSLRDEAGPGYRRGTDTMDVWFDSGTSWTSEVTAERDHPADVYLEGSDQHRGWFQSGLLTFIAHQLASGQTSTPRAPFKHLITHGFTLDEDGRKMSKSIGNVIAPQSIMDGTLLPPLKPRKGKKKTEKPGPEYDALGPDALRMWVASSDYTRDVVIGKQVLQTVNTSLHKFRVTFKLLLGALADFRQNCRVPYEQLQQVDRIALMHLSQMVLASRAACENFEFYKAVNVMNRWANLEFSAFYMEAIKDRLYTHGENSPSRRAAQTTLFHICTHLQEVLGPITPMLVEETWEHAPDAIRSHCEHPLQRLVSVPAAEWQDPALETSYQEIVAVHSVIKNLQEQARSQKQLGSSLQSFVHLALPANKSIFRQVLSELPDLFVVSSVTLGQHGEEAVPDEIEHAEWQYMESFELPSGQQGTVHVYAPQASKCPRCWRYAVPTEAAEEAICDRCETVVREMEM; translated from the coding sequence ATGCCAGCGCGGTCCTGGTCGTCGACGCTCAAGCTCCCCAAGTCGACCTTCCCCCCGCGGGTGTCTCCGGCCGACCAAGCAAAATACCTCAAGCGATGCACCGATGACCTCTACGCCTGGCAGCGTCGCGAACGACCAGCCCTACAACCTTTCGTGCTGCACGATGGTCCGCCATACGCCAATGGAGAATTGCACATTGGACACGCGCTGAATAAGGTCTTGAAAGATATAATTTGCAGAGTTCAATTAGGGCAGGGAAAGCGGGTGCGCTATGTACCGGGCTGGGACTGCCATGGACTCCCTATTGAGCTGAAAGCGCTACAAGGTCTGCGCGAGGTGGGGATCCGGGATGGCTCAGTCAGCGCTGCAGTCATTCGGAAAGCTGCGCGGCAGCTGGCGGCAGAGACGGTGACGGAGCAGATGAAAGGGTTTCGCGGGTTTGCGGTCATGGCGGACTGGGACAAACACTGGAAGACGATGGACAAGCAATTCGAGATGCGACAGCTCGGCATTTTCCGGGAGATGGTCGATCGGGGGTTGATCTACCGGAAATTCAAACCGGTCTACTGGTCACCGTCCACTGGGACGGCACTGGCAGAGGCAGAGCTCGAGTACAAAGACGATCATGTCTCGACCGCGGCCCTGGTCAAGTTTCCTCTCGCCACGATCCCGACACACTTGATCAACGACCCTCTGATTCAAGTGAACGATTTGAGTGCCGTGATTTGGACTACAACGCCCTGGACCCTACCGGCCAATGCTGCCATTGCGGTCAGCGAGTCGTTGGAGTACACTATAGTCCAGTCGGACACCCACGGCCACCTTCTCGTTGCTCAGTCTCGATTCGAATATCTCCAAACAATGCTGAAAGAAGACCTCTCGATCATCGTCCCATCCATTCTCGGATCTGAGTTGGCAGAAAAGACCACTTATCGGCCACTCTTCAAGAGTGCGGAAGCCGACCCGCAGCCTATCATCGCGGCAGACTTTGTCACGGCTGACTCTGGATCCGGTCTTGTTCACTGTGCTCCGGGCCACGGTATGGAAGACTACGAGGCGTGTCTTGCACGCGGGATTCCCGTGTTTGCTCCTGTCAACGACGAAGGACGATTTACGGAGAAAGCGATGCCCCATGACCCCACGAGATTGACAGGCAAGGCTGTCTTGGGAGAAGGCAATGACGCTGTTGTAGAGTATGCCGAGTCACGCGGTCAGCTACTCGCCAAACACCGGTACGAACACAAGTATCCGTACGACTGGCGTTCCAAACTCCCGATCATCATTCGGGCCACGGAGCAGTGGTTCGCAGACGTGGCCGACATTCGGGGTAGTGCTCTCCGAGCACTGGAGGATGTTCACTTTGTTCCCGAAGCCGGCAAGCATCGCCTCGAGAATTTTGTGAAGAACCGAAGTGAATGGTGCATCTCACGTCAACGCGCTTGGGGCGTCCCGATCCCAGCAATCTATCACCGGACCACGGGCGAGGCCGTCCTGACGAAAGACAGTGTGTCGCacatcatggccaccatTGAAGAGCGTGGGATTGATGCCTGGTGGACAGATAGTGCTGACGATTCGGCCTGGATCCCGCCGTCCCTGCGCGATGAGGCTGGGCCGGGCTACCGCCGCGGAACAGACACTATGGACGTTTGGTTTGACAGCGGGACCAGTTGGACGAGCGAAGTTACGGCTGAGCGAGATCATCCGGCCGATGTGTATTTGGAGGGAAGTGACCAGCATCGGGGTTGGTTCCAATCCGGGCTCCTCACATTCATTGCGCACCAACTTGCCTCCGGTCAGACATCAACTCCTCGCGCGCCTTTTAAGCATCTCATTACGCACGGCTTTAcgctcgacgaggatggtcGCAAGATGAGCAAGTCGATTGGGAACGTTATTGCCCCACAGTCCATCATGGACGGCACGCTCTTGCCGCCCCTCAAACCAcggaaggggaagaagaagacagagaagCCAGGGCCGGAGTACGACGCACTCGGACCCGACGCCCTTCGCATGTGGGTGGCGAGCAGCGACTACACGCGCGACGTGGTGATTGGAAAGCAGGTGCTCCAAACCGTCAACACCAGCCTCCACAAGTTCCGCGTGACCTTCAAACTGCTGCTGGGGGCGCTCGCTGATTTCCGGCAAAACTGCCGGGTGCCGTATGAGCAGCTGCAACAAGTAGACCGGATTGCCCTGATGCATCTTTCGCAAATGGTCTTGGCCTCGCGAGCGGCGTGTGAGAACTTCGAATTCTACAAGGCCGTCAACGTGATGAACCGATGGGCCAACCTCGAGTTCTCCGCTTTCTACATGGAGGCCATTAAAGATCGGCTGTACACGCATGGCGAAAACAGCCCGAGCCGACGCGCGGCGCAGACGACCCTGTTTCACATCTGCACCCATCTCCAGGAAGTCCTGGGCCCGATTACTCCGATGCTTGTGGAGGAGACTTGGGAGCATGCACCGGACGCGATCCGTTCGCACTGCGAGCACCCGCTGCAACGCCTGGTGTCTGTCCCCGCAGCGGAATGGCAGGACCCCGCGTTGGAGACGAGCTACCAGGAGATTGTGGCAGTGCACTCGGTCATCAAAAACCTGCAGGAGCAAGCCCGCAGTCAGAAACAGCTAGGCTCGTCCCTACAATCGTTTGTACACCTCGCACTCCCGGCAAACAAATCTATTTTCCGCCAAGTTTTAAGCGAGCTTCCTGATCTGTTTGTGGTTTCGTCGGTTACTCTGGGCCAACATGGCGAGGAGGCCGTCCCCGACGAAATCGAGCATGCTGAGTGGCAGTACATGGAGTCCTTTGAGCTCCCCAGCGGCCAGCAAGGCACGGTGCACGTCTACGCGCCACAGGCCTCCAAATGCCCCCGGTGTTGGCGGTACGCCGTTCCGACAGAGGCGGCAGAGGAGGCCATCTGCGATCGCTGTGAGACAGTGGTACGCGAGATGGAAATGTAA
- a CDS encoding uncharacterized protein (ID:PFLUO_003411-T1.cds;~source:funannotate), which yields MAGPARPASALQTRRPGLRQPTRRAGSAVPERLASPAVSSLRPPATSSLRAQKPSPEVSGAKRKDRDYEREINEDTSIHVVVRCRGRNARETKENSGVVVSTEGVKGTGVTLSMGPNALSNKTYAFDKVFSQAADQTVVYEDVVLPILNEMLAGYNCTIFAYGQTGTGKTYTMSGDMTDTLGILSDDAGIIPRVLYSLFHKLEETESTVKCSFIELYNEELRDLLSADDNTKLKIFENEKKGASGGTMVQGMEETYIESASTGIKLLQLGSHKRQVAATKCNDLSSRSHTIFTVTVLTKRTTDSGEEYISSGKLNLVDLAGSENIQRSGAENKRAAEAGLINKSLLTLGRVINALVDKGSHIPYRESKLTRLLQDSLGGRTKTCIIATVSPARSNLEETISTLDYAFRAKNIRNKPQINSLVSKNKLLREIGMEIEKLKSDLIATRHRNGVYMTPDAYEEMTMESESRRIVNEEQRAKIESMESSLRHKVQELFSVTSNFNMLKQDNENTQHKLNETRDVLEQTDIILNKTSQDLDEERIVRKAHQDTEAKLRDLGAGLLSTLDKTVQDANGLHEKLGRKDKLENDNRKTWQTSTTKVSDVTQQIDARMESFQTQHSKLLGDMSSKIALFVNEEFSTVESTRSQLQGFGSSFDKAEAEAKIQTSNAHGEMNEVLEEIKVLREDVKTKVGEGLSKLSVAAERISKEVIGEFTEFHGHLHSSYTALGKDFKSMFENMTKHIDEQKSEIDRLRLEVQEANRQTVETNRKASSNLAQVIEEEQATAQAERDSLMSQIRGLLEESNQRQSTRLKGRVDALRTDISASGDSLEQATAQHDRHIDEWIFREEQFTKDVAASKDEMKTRMQNDWETFDQRNASIKRATESVHQETVRIVDAQMDDMSKQMEALDDFVAKARSQNGRFHEAQLGSLDTMATNVRESHSAMHEQLGGFSEHINQFQEDMEVHTGNLEQSTEPLDSHVRKPLSDLCDNIQNHPMKEYKPTGLTPQKRRYEYPTELPTTESHEGLRTRHRTSQQFHALPFDGEEQSPMLPSSPSASPSKGFVYSDAAEEVGTIPPPSSTATTSSNTGLREVNLNVAKPLVFDAEEDATQPGKPDVVPAEKRSLDVDDTLEKDEPEQPPRKRRRSGTNAVESKLPQKMLSKKMAGMMEGRENVPPSAIGNGGRRVRSRTEH from the exons ATGGCTGGCCCGGCACGGCCTGCCTCCGCCCTCCAAACCCGGAGGCCGGGTTTGCGCCAGCCGACTCGACGAGCCGGTTCCGCGGTGCCAGAACGGCTAGCATCGCCCGCCGTCTCATCTCTGAGACCTCCAGCGACCAGCTCGCTGCGCGCGCAAAAACCGAGTCCCGAGGTATCCGGTGCCAAGCGGAAGGACCGGGACTATGAGCGCGAGATCAATGAGGACACCAGCATTCACGTGGTAGTGCGTTGTCGCGGGCGCAATGCGCGCGAAACCAAGGAAAACAGCGGCGTGGTTGTATCAACAGAAGGTGTCAAGGGAACAGGGGTGACTTTGTCGATGGGACCGAACGCCCTCTCCAACAAGACCTATGCCTTCGACAAGGTCTTCTCGCAAGCAGCCGACCAGACGGTGGTCTATGAAGATGTGGTTCTTCCGATTCTCAACGAG ATGCTGGCAGGCTACAACTGCACGATCTTCGCATACGGCCAAACAGGGACGGGAAAGACGTATACCATGTCGGGGGATATGACTGATACCTTGGGTATATTATCCGACGACGCAGGCATTATCCCACGCGTCCTTTACTCTTTGTTCCACAAACTCGAGGAGACCGAAAGCACCGTCAAATGTTCGTTCATTGAACTTTACAACGAGGAGCTGCGGGATCTGCTGTCGGCCGATGACAACACGAAACTCAAGATCtttgagaatgagaagaaAGGGGCAAGTGGGGGTACCATGGTTcaggggatggaggagaccTATATTGAGTCCGCTTCGACCGGAATCAAGCTGCTTCAACTTGGTAGCCACAAGCGCCAGGTTGCAGCTACCAAATGCAACGACTTGAGTTCCCGCAGTCATACGATTTTCACAGTCACCGTCCTCACCAAACGCACGACCGACTCGGGCGAGGAATACATCAGCTCTGGCAAGCTCAACCTAGTTGATCTGGCTGGAAGTGAAAACATCCAGCGCAGCGGTGCAGAGAACAAGCGAGCAGCTGAAGCCGGTCTGATCAACAAGAGTTTGCTTACTCTGGGGAGAGTGATTAACGCGCTGGTCGACAAAGGCTCGCACATCCCCTACCGAGAGTCCAAATTGACACGACTGTTGCAAGACTCCCTCGGAGGACGGACGAAGACGTGCATTATTGCCACCGTTTCGCCCGCTCGAAGCAACCTGGAGGAAACCATCTCGACCTTGGACTACGCTTTCCGAGCTAAGAATATTCGCAATAAACCTCAAATCAACTCGCTCGTCTCAAAGAACAAGCTACTCCGGGAAATCGGCATGGAAatcgagaagctcaagagCGATCTGATCGCCACAAGGCATCGAAATGGTGTGTACATGACGCCCGACGCATACGAGGAGATGACCATGGAGAGTGAATCCCGGCGGATTGTCAATGAAGAACAGAGGGCCAAGATCGAATCGATGGAATCGAGCCTGAGGCACAAAGTTCAGGAGCTGTTCTCCGTAACAAGCAACTTCAATATGTTGAAGCAAGACAATGAGAACACTCAGCACAAGCTCAATGAGACCCGGGATGTTTTGGAGCAGACAGACATCATACTCAACAAGACGTCGCAAgatctggacgaggagagaATCGTGCGGAAAGCCCATCAAGACACTGAAGCGAAACTTCGTGACTTGGGCGCTGGTCTTCTGTCCACTTTGGACAAGACCGTCCAGGATGCCAATGGACTGCACGAAAAACTTGGCCGCAAggacaagctggagaacGACAATCGGAAAACATGGCAGACATCCACGACCAAGGTCTCAGACGTAACGCAACAGATCGACGCTCGGATGGAAAGTTTCCAAACCCAGCATTCCAAACTGCTCGGCGATATGTCCAGCAAGATCGCTCTATTTGTGAACGAAGAGTTTAGCACCGTCGAATCGACTCGTTCCCAGCTACAAGGTTTCGGTTCTTCTttcgacaaggccgaggcaGAGGCGAAGATTCAAACGTCCAATGCGCATGGCGAGATGAATGAGGTCCTTGAAGAGATCAAAGTCCTTCGAGAGGATGTCAAGACCAAGGTTGGGGAAGGCCTGAGCAAGCTGTCCGTAGCAGCAGAGCGAATCTCGAAGGAGGTCATTGGTGAATTCACCGAGTTCCACGGCCACCTCCATTCATCCTACACGGCACTCGGCAAGGATTTCAAGTCCATGTTTGAGAATATGACCAAGCATATAGATGAGCAAAAATCTGAGATCGACAGATTGCGTCTTGAGGTCCAGGAGGCAAACCGCCAAACAGTGGAGACCAATCGAAAAGCCTCATCGAACTTGGCTCAGGTCATTGAGGAGGAACAGGCGACCGCGCAGGCTGAACGGGACAGCCTCATGTCTCAAATCCGCGGACTACTCGAGGAATCTAATCAGCGACAGTCTACTCGCCTGAAGGGTAGAGTGGATGCTCTTCGTACCGACATCTCTGCATCGGGCGACTCTCTTGAGCAGGCTACGGCGCAGCACGACCGACACATTGATGAATGGATCTTCAGGGAGGAACAGTTTACCAAGGACGTTGCTGCATCCAAGGACGAGATGAAGACGCGGATGCAGAACGACTGGGAG ACCTTTGATCAACGCAACGCTTCGATTAAACGGGCCACGGAATCGGTGCACCAAGAGACAGTTCGGATTGTGGATGCTCAGATGGACGACATGAGCAAGCAAATGGAAGCCCTGGACGATTTCGTTGCCAAGGCACGGTCCCAGAATGGTCGCTTTCATGAAGCACAGCTCGGTAGTCTGGACACGATGGCAACCAATGTCCGGGAGTCTCACTCGGCAATGCATGAACAGCTGGGTGGCTTCAGCGAGCATATCAATCAGTTCCAGGAAGATATGGAAGTGCACACCGGAAACCTGGAGCAATCTACCGAGCCCTTGGACAGCCACGTTCGAAAGCCACTCTCCGATCTCTGCGATAACATCCAGAACCACCCCATGAAGGAATACAAACCGACAGGCCTTACTCCCCAAAAACGTCGATACGAGTACCCTACCGAACTTCCCACGACAGAATCACATGAGGGACTTCGTACTCGCCACCGCACTTCCCAACAGTTCCACGCCCTGCCCTTCGACGGGGAAGAGCAATCGCCCATGCTTCCCAgttcgccctcggcctcgccATCCAAGGGCTTTGTATACAGCGATGCCGCGGAAGAGGTAGGGACAATCcctcctccatcatcaacggCGACCACTTCATCCAACACTGGCCTTAGGGAAGTCAATTTAAACGTCGCCAAACCACTCGTGTTTGACGCTGAGGAGGACGCCACGCAACCCGGCAAGCCCGATGTAGTCCCCGCAGAAAAACGATCGTTGGATGTCGACGACACGCTGGAGAAAGATGAGCCCGAGCAACCACCGCGCAAACGCCGCCGCTCGGGTACCAATGCCGTCGAGAGCAAACTGCCGCAGAAGATGCTTTCCAAAAAGATGGCTGGTATGATGGAGGGTCGCGAGAATGTCCCTCCATCTGCGATTGGCAATGGTGGCCGCCGCGTCCGAAGTCGCACCGAACACTAG
- a CDS encoding uncharacterized protein (ID:PFLUO_003415-T1.cds;~source:funannotate): MDDYPAHWRDTLMGWDFWKSTAAYEEELNQKQEQEQEQAKNLHTRFPFNLGPEPGPRSAVSADETTKKKHRRGLSVSDLTLTRKGSLRRSASVANAVSSSRLRDFNRLRNSPSKKSANSLVWSEDAKHPPVKPFTLSKPKSVFHGSALESNDIATAANPLSNFKGVETWERLSKNKESLGLDLFRPVKGDDPLFDTVELQPLCLFRRLRSLKLTGMLQSYQTIIWVTAWLNMDLEELELGMAMEPEIVSLSHAGRWTLIRDGWKIDDGLSGAPVYYGQGNGTLHPDIGHGEYLDKQCIEAAKVRALAMGRAAKCLPIKTLTLTGFVVDADPFLHWFDPKRLRKICFKGNCVDSGFWLSRGMRKVVVRYAKTIDLDPIPVGIVPLELEKDLKVVDLRGGKKVHEVAFGGMNKVLDGSRKKT, from the exons ATGGATGACTATCCCGCCCACTGGAGAGACACCCTGATGGGATGGGACTTTTGGAAAAGCACCGCCGCCtacgaggaggagctgaaccagaagcaggagcaggagcaggagcaggcgAAAA ACCTCCACACCCGCTTCCCCTTCAACCTGGGCCCTGAGCCCGGCCCTCGCTCAGCCGTCTCCGCCGACGAGAcaaccaagaagaaacaccGTCGTGGTCTGAGTGTGAGCGACCTCACACTCACTCGGAAGGGAAGTCTGCGCCGCAGTGCTTCCGTCGCAAATGCCGTTTCTTCGTCTCGTCTTCGAGACTTTAACCGTCTCAGAAACTCGCCCTCGAAGAAATCGGCAAATAGTTTGGTCTGGTCTGAGGATGCAAAACACCCACCTGTGAAACCCTTTACTCTCTCCAAGCCCAAGTCGGTTTTCCATGGATCTGCCCTGGAAAGCAATGATATCGCCACGGCAGCAAACCCGCTTTCCAATTTCAAAGGCGTGGAGACATGGGAGCGCCTGtccaagaacaaggagtcACTGGGCTTGGATCTATTTCGCCCCGTTAAAGGAGATGATCCGCTCTTTGATACCGTCGAACTGCAGCCGCTGTGTTTGTTTCGTCGTCTGCGTTCGCTCAAACTCACGGGCATGCTGCAGTCGTACCAGACCATTATCTGGGTGACGGCCTGGCTAAACATGgacctcgaggagctggaactGGGCATGGCCATGGAGCCGGAGATCGTGAGCCTTTCTCATGCGGGACGGTGGACGCTCATTCGGGACGGGTGGAAGATAGATGATGGGCTTAGTGGAGCGCCTGTTTACTA TGGTCAAGGAAACGGAACGTTGCATCCGGATATCGGACACGGCGAGTATCTCGACAAGCAGTGCATTGAAGCAGCCAAGGTCCGCGCCCTGGCCATGGGTCGTGCCGCGAAGTGTCTGCCAATCAAAACCCTCACCTTGACTGGATTTGTAGTGGATGCAGACCCCTTCCTGCATTGGTTCGATCCGAAGAGACTGCGCAAGATCTGTTTCAAGGGAAACTGTGTTGATTCTGGATTCTGGCTGTCTCGCGGTATGAggaaggtggtggtgcgTTACGCAAAGACCATTGATCTCGATCCGATCCCTGTGGGTATTGTGCCgctggaattggagaaggaCTTGAAGGTTGTGGATCTGCggggtgggaagaaggtgCACGAGGTTGCGTTCGGTGGAATGAACAAGGTTCTGGACGGTTCTAGGAAGAAGACTTGA
- a CDS encoding uncharacterized protein (ID:PFLUO_003412-T1.cds;~source:funannotate), whose amino-acid sequence MTAKPSAQVQISPGKGLGSITLGASLHNVLTRVKSHPQIYPALDLAYSSADPVRQPVILQLPLNGLRLRFDGPDQRLRLIEVLDFSRTSLVYKAQDVLKSAKPTEQPGSQQGPTFRHVYNRLFGPSYPGEYVPPTDNSPYGTYVLSYPGIAFSFPLQHSAWSDQCDFVALLSSSAALPATSMAIFQGPSWPEIRAKLFTQQPQYPRSSALVGKNRETLADEIEEFRIFGAGKLEVVRRSNPPLSIKLAETTPQDLIADFGPPDAVYRKNDRRISIHRAAGRGGGGALHMSPSPGRGIDLPDTDHSSSNSVTDDSDEEISPDNLGDPSSLPTECFFNYFHHGFDAFISYPTEPGPAFPTSGLPDPTPQPPLSQLAVTKIILHGNVPGSYPFNRHRRSRWRIQLDSSGDHLTSETPYDEVSERLRDLWKESFSNPAEERALQRPMVLNRGWGDSPESSVEFLGGWEESTAKGVRTGDGDDSGLGNTELFGFPGLLFEVLKNGAVSCLTIY is encoded by the exons ATGACTGCCAAACCATCGGCACAAGTTCAGATATCCCCGGGAAAGGGCCTGGGTTCCATCA CTCTGGGCGCTTCGTTACACAACGTCCTGACCCGGGTCAAGTCCCATCCCCAAATCTACCCCGCGCTCGACCTTGCTTACTCCTCTGCGGACCCTGTGCGCCAGCCGGTGATCCTACAGCTCCCGTTGAATGGCTTGCGCCTTCGTTTCGATGGACCAGACCAGCGATTGCGTTTGATAGAAGTCCTGGACTTCTCTCGCACCAGTCTGGTATACAAAGCCCAGGACGTACTGAAAAGCGCCAAACCAACTGAGCAGCCGGGATCGCAACAGGGTCCTACCTTCCGACATGTCTACAACCGTCTATTTGGTCCGTCCTATCCAGGTGAATACGTACCACCGACAGATAACTCGCCGTATGGCACCTATGTGTTGTCATACCCTGGCATCGCATTCTCGTTTCCACTGCAGCACTCGGCCTGGTCCGACCAGTGCGACTTTGTCGCGCTCctctcatcatcggcagcaCTGCCGGCTACCTCCATGGCCATTTTTCAGGGACCGTCTTGGCCCGAGATCAGAGCAAAGCTGTTCACGCAGCAGCCGCAGTATCCacgctcctcggccttggttGGCAAAAATCGAGAAACACTTgccgacgagatcgaggagtTCCGCATTTTTGGTGCTGGAAAGCTGGAGGTAGTGAGACGATCAAATCCCCCGCTATCCATCAAGCTCGCCGAGACTACTCCGCAAGATCTGATTGCCGATTTCGGTCCGCCAGACGCCGTGTACCGTAAGAATGACCGCCGAATCTCGATCCACCGTGCGGCTGGACGTGGGGGTGGGGGTGCTCTGCACATGAGCCCCTCTCCCGGTAGAGGAATCGACCTTCCCGATACTGATCACTCCTCCAGTAACAGCGTGACTGATGATTCAGATGAGGAGATCTCCCCGGACAACCTCGGAGACCCGAGCTCGTTGCCAACGGAGTGTTTTTTCAATTACTTTCATCATGGATTCGATGCCTTCATATCTTATCCAACCGAACCAGGCCCGGCATTTCCCACGTCGGGCTTGCCTGATCCCACACCTCAGCCTCCATTGTCTCAGTTGGCAGTCACAAAGATCATCCTGCATGGCAATGTGCCGGGCTCCTATCCCTTTAACCGTCACCGACGCAGCCGCTGGCGGATTCAACTGGACAGCTCTGGCGACCATCTGACTTCCGAGACGCCATACGACGAGGTCTCTGAGCGTCTGCGCGATCTCTGGAAAGAATCATTCTCCAACCCTGCCGAGGAGCGTGCTCTGCAACGTCCGATGGTATTGAATCGCGGTTGGGGTGACAGCCCGGAGAGTAGCGTGGAGTTCCTcggaggatgggaagaaagcACAGCCAAAGGTGTCCGGAcgggcgatggcgacgattCCGGGTTGGGCAACACGGAGCTCTTTGGCTTCCCGGGGCTCTTATTTGAGGTGCTGAAGAACGGCGCCGTGAGCTGCTTGACGATATATTGA